From Caminibacter mediatlanticus TB-2, the proteins below share one genomic window:
- a CDS encoding TolC family protein, with amino-acid sequence MKIKNEKCKMKNLGKVFLLLPLFLSAESFSDIQKDVINSLTYKMAKEKIKIFKKKLEIVKSKNYGSVDVKYSYAHLFNQPILKMNTMQPVAVNPVTNLLIYKEIYTEFPAGPQNIYSFEAIYSYPIFTGFAISNNIKKSKLELIKTKLEAKNVKRVLILKAAELYSNIYALNKQIKALKVAKNSLLDAKNQVESLYKEGLTAKSNVDIINAKYYELLAKIKEVKSQKNRLLNMLSFLLNKKITNIDGINLNQKLPKPNFEKRVDVKALKTALNISNKDIKLAKSLLYPKVGLQIGLKKEAQNLFLTKNDYQNIDRSFVGVGIEWSFDLGKKSQIEMAKIAKNIALTNYHNYLNQIKTEYQNDLDTLNALKYQLKSAIAEVSARKSYYEEIKAKFNQGLVDSVKLKDAISNLAIARAKRDYIKSQIFFIKTKLILNSGVSDANN; translated from the coding sequence ATGAAAATTAAAAATGAAAAGTGTAAAATGAAAAATTTAGGAAAAGTATTTTTATTATTACCTTTATTTTTAAGTGCTGAGAGTTTTAGCGATATTCAAAAAGATGTTATAAATTCACTAACTTATAAAATGGCAAAAGAGAAGATAAAAATTTTTAAAAAGAAATTAGAAATTGTTAAATCAAAGAATTATGGTAGTGTAGATGTAAAATATTCATATGCTCATCTTTTTAATCAGCCTATTTTAAAAATGAATACTATGCAACCTGTTGCAGTCAATCCTGTGACAAATTTATTAATTTATAAAGAAATATACACAGAATTTCCAGCAGGACCTCAAAATATCTATTCGTTTGAAGCAATCTATTCTTACCCAATATTTACTGGGTTTGCAATTTCAAATAATATTAAAAAATCAAAACTTGAACTAATAAAAACAAAATTAGAAGCTAAAAATGTAAAAAGAGTTTTAATTTTAAAAGCAGCAGAACTTTATTCTAATATTTATGCATTAAATAAGCAAATAAAAGCTCTAAAAGTAGCTAAAAATTCACTTCTTGATGCAAAAAATCAAGTAGAGAGTTTATATAAAGAAGGACTTACTGCAAAATCAAATGTTGATATCATTAATGCAAAATATTATGAGCTTTTAGCAAAAATAAAAGAAGTTAAATCTCAAAAAAATCGATTATTAAATATGCTAAGTTTTCTTTTGAATAAAAAAATAACTAATATTGATGGAATTAATTTAAATCAAAAACTTCCAAAGCCAAATTTTGAAAAAAGGGTTGATGTAAAAGCTTTAAAAACAGCACTTAATATTTCTAATAAAGATATAAAGCTTGCAAAATCTCTTCTTTATCCAAAAGTTGGATTACAAATAGGATTAAAAAAAGAGGCTCAAAATCTATTTCTTACAAAAAACGATTATCAAAATATAGACCGCTCGTTTGTTGGAGTTGGGATTGAGTGGAGTTTTGATTTAGGCAAAAAATCTCAAATAGAAATGGCAAAAATAGCTAAAAATATTGCACTTACAAATTATCATAACTATTTAAATCAAATAAAAACAGAGTATCAAAATGATTTAGATACTCTAAATGCACTTAAATATCAGTTAAAATCAGCAATTGCTGAGGTAAGTGCAAGAAAAAGTTATTATGAGGAAATAAAAGCTAAATTTAATCAAGGACTTGTTGATAGTGTGAAATTAAAAGATGCAATTAGTAATTTAGCTATTGCAAGGGCAAAAAGAGATTATATAAAATCTCAAATTTTCTTTATTAAAACAAAACTTATTTTAAATTCAGGAGTAAGTGATGCAAATAATTAA
- a CDS encoding HlyD family secretion protein — translation MQIIKKYGVIFLVFSLFVIGAFFIYQKLNPKKLPTYLVEAVGFVDGDLIHLNTKYPGRVEKIYVKAGDNIKKGEVLTKLNSQEFLDKLKVINEEIKSKEKELEFASKNLNLTIKEANLNINAKLNEIKALNYQIDTLKAVIKQDKKDLKRIEKLVLQNKAPHHKLELSILKLTKDKNELNALIKKRDILNVALNVAKTNLTKAKTSYLKIKALSNGINALKAKRDEIKTIINELTLKSPINGYVESKIANEGEVIGAGGVVLDLIDPSSFYLKVYVDTLTNDKIRLGQKAEIFLDSDLNSPIPAKVVYISKKAEFTPKEVAVRSDRITRVYEVWLRPLKPDNRLKLGLPAIGVILLDNNKTLPKTLKGLPVL, via the coding sequence ATGCAAATAATTAAAAAATATGGGGTTATTTTTTTAGTATTCTCTCTTTTTGTAATAGGAGCTTTTTTTATATATCAAAAATTAAATCCAAAAAAATTGCCTACTTATTTAGTAGAAGCTGTCGGATTTGTAGATGGGGATTTAATTCATTTAAATACAAAATATCCAGGTAGAGTTGAAAAGATTTATGTAAAAGCAGGAGATAATATAAAAAAAGGAGAAGTTTTAACAAAACTAAATAGTCAAGAATTTTTAGATAAATTAAAAGTTATAAATGAAGAGATAAAATCAAAAGAAAAAGAATTAGAATTTGCAAGTAAAAACTTAAATTTAACAATAAAAGAAGCTAATTTAAATATTAATGCTAAATTAAATGAGATAAAAGCTTTGAATTATCAGATAGATACATTAAAAGCTGTTATAAAGCAAGATAAAAAAGATTTAAAAAGAATTGAAAAACTTGTTTTACAAAATAAAGCACCTCATCATAAACTTGAACTCTCTATTCTTAAACTTACAAAAGATAAAAATGAATTAAATGCATTAATTAAAAAAAGAGATATTTTAAATGTGGCTTTAAATGTTGCCAAAACTAATTTAACAAAGGCAAAAACATCTTATCTTAAAATAAAAGCTCTAAGTAATGGTATAAATGCTTTAAAAGCTAAAAGAGATGAAATAAAAACTATTATAAATGAACTTACCTTAAAATCTCCAATAAATGGATATGTTGAGAGTAAAATTGCAAATGAAGGAGAAGTAATAGGAGCTGGTGGAGTAGTATTAGATTTAATAGACCCAAGCAGTTTTTACTTAAAAGTATATGTAGATACTTTAACAAATGATAAAATAAGATTAGGACAAAAGGCTGAAATTTTTCTTGATAGTGATTTAAACTCTCCAATTCCAGCAAAAGTTGTTTATATTTCAAAAAAAGCTGAATTTACACCAAAGGAGGTTGCAGTTAGAAGTGATAGAATCACAAGAGTATATGAAGTGTGGCTAAGACCTTTAAAACCTGATAATAGATTAAAACTTGGTCTTCCTGCAATTGGAGTTATTTTACTTGATAATAACAAAACACTTCCAAAAACTCTAAAAGGATTACCTGTTTTATGA